A region of Dioscorea cayenensis subsp. rotundata cultivar TDr96_F1 chromosome 5, TDr96_F1_v2_PseudoChromosome.rev07_lg8_w22 25.fasta, whole genome shotgun sequence DNA encodes the following proteins:
- the LOC120259860 gene encoding probable pectate lyase 22 has protein sequence MAFHILPLLLFSLLSLQSIHSSPTPSTQDPELVVQEVQRSINNSTRRKLGYLSCGTGNPVDDCWRCDPNWEKNRQRLADCAIGFGKNAMGGRDGKIYTVTDASDDDPVNPKPGTLRYAVIQNEPLWIIFQRDMVIKLKEELIMNSYKTIDGRGASVHIAGGPCITIQYVTNVIVHGIHVHDCKSGGNAYVRDSPEHYGWRTVSDGDGVSIFGASHVWVDHCSLSNCNDGLIDAIHGSTSITISNNYMTHHDKVMLLGHSDALLSDKAMQVTIAFNHFGEGLIQRMPRCRHGYFHVVNNDYTHWEMYAIGGSADPTINSQGNRFLAPDDRFSKEVTKREDTSEDEWKNWNWRSEGDMMLNGAFFTPSGVGASSSYAKASSLGARPSSLVGSITLSAGVLSCKKGSVC, from the exons ATGGCTTTTCAcattcttcctcttctcttgTTCTCACTGCTCTCACTTCAATCCATCCATTCTTCCCCTACACCATCAACTCAAGACCCTGAGCTAGTAGTACAAGAAGTCCAAAG GAGCATCAACAATAGCACAAGAAGGAAACTTGGTTACTTATCATGTGGCACAGGAAACCCAGTAGATGACTGCTGGCGGTGTGACCCAAACTGGGAAAAAAACCGGCAGAGGCTAGCCGACTGTGCAATCGGCTTCGGCAAGAACGCAATGGGTGGCCGAGACGGCAAAATCTATACTGTCACTGATGCCAGTGATGATGATCCTGTAAACCCTAAACCAGGCACTCTTCGATACGCCGTCATTCAAAACGAGCCACTCTGGATCATATTCCAGCGTGACATGGTGATCAAGCTAAAAGAAGAGCTCATTATGAACTCATACAAGACTATTGATGGCCGTGGTGCCAGTGTGCACATCGCCGGCGGGCCCTGCATTACAATTCAGTACGTGACCAATGTGATTGTGCATGGGATTCACGTGCATGACTGCAAGTCTGGGGGGAATGCTTACGTGAGGGACTCGCCGGAGCATTATGGGTGGCGCACAGTGTCGGACGGAGATGGGGTTTCGATCTTCGGAGCTAGCCATGTTTGGGTGGATCATTGCTCATTGTCTAACTGCAATGATGGACTCATTGATGCCATTCATGGCTCTACAAGTATTACAATTTCTAATAACTATATGACTCACCATGATAAGGTCATGTTGCTTGGCCATAGTGATGCATTGCTTTCAGATAAGGCCATGCAGGTTACTATAGCTTTTAATCATTTTGGTGAAGGACTTATTCAGAGAATGCCAAG GTGTAGACATGGGTATTTTCATGTGGTGAATAATGACTACACGCACTGGGAGATGTATGCAATTGGAGGGAGTGCTGACCCCACAATTAATAGTCAAGGGAATAGATTTCTTGCTCCAGATGATAGATTTTCTAAGGAG GTGACAAAACGAGAGGATACATCAGAGGATGAATGGAAGAATTGGAACTGGAGATCAGAAGGAGACATGATGCTAAATGGAGCTTTCTTCACACCATCTGGTGTCGGTGCATCGTCTAGTTATGCAAAGGCATCAAGTCTAGGAGCCAGACCTTCTTCTCTTGTGGGCTCTATAACTTTGTCTGCAGGTGTTCTTTCATGCAAGAAGGGTTCAGTTTGCTAG